A genomic region of Candidatus Melainabacteria bacterium contains the following coding sequences:
- a CDS encoding dipeptide ABC transporter ATP-binding protein, whose product MTQSNTTAAQSNSVATSVAQPEREKLLEVRDLKKHFPIRKGFFNKQVGAVRALDGVNLDVYAGETLGLVGESGCGKSTLGRVMLRLLPATSGSVVFNGTDVMNCDTATMKSLRREMQIVFQNPYASLDPRMTVSQIVAEPLEVHKVASGKELKEKVYSLVELVGLSREMADRYPHEFSGGQRQRVGIARALALRPRLIIADEPVSALDVSVQAQILNLLIDLRKEFKLTYVFIAHNLDVVRYISDRIAVMYLGRIVELGNCGEVYSAPLHPYTQALISAAPVPDPNYDRSHRILLQGDLPSPANPPPGCPFHTRCPMAQDQCKADVPALREVIPEHFSACHFAETLLEQHKASGKI is encoded by the coding sequence ATGACTCAATCAAATACAACAGCTGCGCAGAGCAATTCGGTTGCTACTTCGGTAGCTCAGCCAGAGAGAGAGAAATTGCTGGAAGTGCGAGATTTGAAAAAGCACTTTCCGATTCGAAAAGGATTTTTCAACAAGCAAGTTGGAGCGGTTCGCGCACTTGATGGAGTTAATTTAGATGTTTACGCCGGTGAGACGCTCGGACTCGTAGGCGAGTCAGGCTGCGGGAAATCAACATTAGGTCGCGTCATGTTGCGGTTGCTTCCGGCGACATCTGGATCTGTAGTTTTTAATGGAACCGATGTTATGAATTGCGACACCGCAACCATGAAAAGTCTGCGGCGCGAAATGCAAATTGTCTTTCAAAATCCCTACGCAAGCCTCGATCCGCGTATGACCGTTTCACAAATTGTCGCGGAACCACTGGAAGTTCACAAAGTTGCTTCCGGAAAAGAGCTAAAAGAAAAAGTTTATTCACTGGTCGAATTGGTTGGACTGTCACGAGAAATGGCCGACCGTTATCCTCATGAATTTTCCGGCGGGCAACGTCAGCGTGTTGGAATCGCCCGCGCGCTGGCGCTAAGACCGAGATTGATCATTGCTGACGAACCGGTGTCTGCGCTCGACGTAAGTGTGCAAGCTCAAATTCTGAATTTGCTGATTGATTTACGCAAGGAATTTAAACTGACCTACGTTTTTATTGCGCACAACCTGGACGTCGTCCGTTACATAAGTGACCGCATCGCGGTCATGTACCTGGGAAGAATAGTAGAACTCGGAAATTGCGGCGAGGTCTACAGTGCGCCGTTGCATCCGTATACGCAAGCACTGATCAGTGCGGCTCCCGTTCCCGATCCAAATTATGATCGCTCTCATCGAATTTTATTGCAGGGAGATCTTCCCAGCCCGGCTAATCCGCCGCCAGGATGCCCCTTCCACACGCGCTGCCCCATGGCGCAAGACCAGTGCAAAGCGGATGTTCCCGCTTTGCGCGAGGTAATTCCCGAGCATTTTTCAGCCTGCCACTTCGCCGAAACGCTTTTGGAACAGCATAAAGCGTCAGGCAAAATTTGA
- a CDS encoding 3-hydroxyacyl-CoA dehydrogenase, which yields MQVNKVAVVGAGTMGSSIAVALISRGYPTILKDIDDKSVQAGLNNIDRLLKSRVDKGLSPKEAEAQRALILPTTDYGTFADVDFVIEAVPESIELKKKVFQDLDEWCNVDAIFGSNTSSLSITQIGAFTRRPDKVVGLHFFNPAHLMKLVEVIPGLETSHDTVNSAIDLGVSLGKLAVRVEECASFLVNRLLGRYINESLYCLQEGVAPVEEIDKAACDYVMPIGPLALRDMNGSDVGLAVARFNFQEYGDRFLPAPILEEMVKLNLLGQKTREGFYKYDENTRKRTGPNSAKIAEILVKIGGVKENAPPFNAERLFLPMINEAFLVLQEKVCDVQDLDPAMMAGLGMRRGPLALASEIGLAECLKKIENLNQVYGERFRPAPLLKRYVWAKRTSVL from the coding sequence ATGCAAGTTAATAAGGTCGCAGTCGTGGGCGCTGGAACGATGGGTTCGTCCATAGCTGTTGCTTTGATCTCGCGCGGATATCCAACTATTCTGAAAGACATAGATGACAAGAGTGTCCAGGCTGGTTTGAACAATATCGACCGACTCTTGAAATCCAGGGTCGACAAAGGTCTCAGCCCCAAAGAAGCTGAAGCCCAGCGCGCCTTGATCTTGCCGACCACGGATTACGGAACGTTCGCCGATGTCGATTTTGTAATCGAGGCTGTGCCTGAATCTATTGAATTGAAAAAGAAGGTTTTCCAGGACCTGGACGAATGGTGCAACGTCGATGCAATCTTCGGCAGCAACACATCCAGCTTATCCATCACACAAATCGGTGCGTTCACCCGCCGCCCCGATAAAGTCGTCGGTTTGCACTTCTTCAATCCTGCACATCTAATGAAGCTAGTGGAAGTCATTCCTGGTTTGGAAACTTCGCATGACACCGTGAACAGCGCTATTGATTTAGGCGTTTCCCTGGGAAAACTCGCCGTGCGTGTCGAGGAGTGCGCCTCTTTCCTGGTAAATCGTTTGTTGGGTCGTTACATCAATGAATCGCTCTACTGTTTGCAAGAAGGAGTGGCACCGGTCGAGGAGATCGATAAAGCTGCCTGCGATTACGTCATGCCAATAGGACCGCTGGCCCTGCGTGACATGAATGGATCTGACGTCGGGCTGGCTGTTGCGCGATTCAATTTCCAGGAATACGGCGATAGATTCTTGCCCGCTCCTATTTTGGAAGAAATGGTCAAGTTGAATCTATTGGGGCAAAAAACGCGAGAAGGCTTTTACAAATACGACGAGAATACTCGTAAGCGCACCGGTCCAAACTCAGCAAAAATTGCCGAGATTCTGGTGAAGATTGGTGGAGTCAAAGAGAATGCGCCGCCGTTCAATGCCGAGCGGCTCTTCTTACCAATGATCAACGAAGCTTTTCTCGTGCTGCAAGAAAAAGTCTGCGATGTGCAAGATCTCGACCCTGCCATGATGGCCGGGCTGGGAATGAGGCGCGGACCTCTGGCACTGGCTAGCGAGATCGGTCTGGCGGAATGTTTGAAGAAGATCGAAAACCTCAATCAAGTCTATGGAGAGCGATTCAGACCAGCTCCGTTGCTGAAGCGATATGTCTGGGCGAAACGAACTTCGGTTTTGTAG
- a CDS encoding sensor histidine kinase: MKLYTRRLNPSIRTQLLAWLVVPILVLLLVGAALTYGLAIRMATDAYDKALLDSVYSIAGCVKKQDGRLTVDIPPAALAILKDNMKDRVMYQVLDEHHRIVAGDANLPLPNFEEADENDHSADYRDATIEGEPIRVASIRYQLPANPGTYLYIQVAETLHGREQIADEILIGTLTTQFVIVTLSGLVVLLGVRRGLRPLNKLRDAVASRTPVDLGPIAVEDVPKEVRPLVTAINELLQRLQDDMQAQRRFVANAAHQLRTPIAGLKTQTELALRQTDPADVQHALALIRTGAERAARLANQLLALARSEPGAANLEMFQPVDLNVIARNATKEFVPEAIRKNIDLGFEGTSQPLHVLGDQSSLHELAANLIDNAVLYTPPGGHVTVRIEPRRENGEKRNPELIIEDDGPGIPADERERVFERFYRLSDRSASASGSGLGLAIVREIANIHRAEVIVGEGPGGHGASVRIVFPVPPSPETQPTDEKRQEVLTTR, translated from the coding sequence ATGAAGCTATACACACGGCGATTGAACCCTTCTATTCGGACCCAGCTTCTCGCCTGGCTTGTGGTACCAATTCTGGTGCTTTTGTTGGTTGGTGCGGCGTTGACATATGGGTTGGCAATCCGCATGGCCACAGATGCTTACGACAAAGCCTTGCTCGACTCGGTTTATTCAATCGCGGGATGCGTTAAGAAGCAGGACGGACGTTTAACTGTAGATATTCCTCCTGCAGCTCTGGCAATTCTCAAAGACAACATGAAAGACCGGGTTATGTACCAGGTTTTGGACGAGCACCATCGCATCGTTGCGGGCGACGCGAACCTGCCGCTGCCCAACTTCGAAGAAGCCGATGAAAACGATCATTCCGCTGACTATCGCGATGCCACGATCGAAGGAGAGCCGATTCGTGTCGCCAGCATCAGGTATCAACTGCCGGCAAACCCGGGAACCTATCTCTACATTCAAGTCGCTGAAACGCTGCATGGTAGAGAGCAAATTGCTGACGAAATTTTGATTGGCACTCTCACCACCCAGTTTGTAATTGTCACGCTTTCGGGTCTGGTTGTGCTGCTCGGTGTGCGTCGTGGTTTGCGACCGCTGAACAAATTGAGAGACGCTGTCGCTAGCCGAACGCCTGTCGACCTCGGACCAATTGCTGTCGAAGATGTGCCTAAAGAGGTTCGACCGCTAGTAACAGCTATCAACGAGTTACTTCAACGCCTGCAAGATGACATGCAGGCGCAGCGCCGTTTCGTAGCAAATGCTGCGCATCAGTTGCGCACGCCAATTGCCGGGCTGAAAACGCAAACCGAGTTGGCGCTGCGACAGACTGACCCGGCTGATGTTCAGCATGCGCTTGCATTGATTCGCACGGGGGCTGAACGAGCTGCTCGCCTGGCGAATCAATTACTTGCTCTGGCTCGGTCTGAGCCGGGCGCAGCAAACCTTGAGATGTTTCAGCCGGTGGACCTAAATGTTATTGCGCGCAATGCCACTAAAGAGTTTGTTCCTGAGGCAATTCGCAAAAACATTGATTTAGGGTTTGAAGGGACTTCACAACCTCTACACGTTCTTGGCGATCAATCGAGCTTGCACGAACTGGCTGCGAATTTGATTGACAATGCTGTGCTTTACACTCCGCCCGGCGGTCATGTTACTGTGCGAATCGAGCCTCGTCGTGAGAATGGCGAGAAGAGAAATCCAGAACTCATTATTGAAGACGATGGACCAGGTATCCCCGCTGATGAGCGTGAAAGAGTCTTCGAGCGGTTTTATCGTTTGAGCGATCGTAGTGCCAGTGCGAGCGGTAGCGGTCTTGGTCTAGCTATCGTACGAGAAATTGCCAATATTCATCGTGCCGAAGTCATCGTTGGTGAAGGACCCGGTGGTCACGGTGCGAGTGTGAGAATCGTTTTTCCTGTCCCGCCTTCTCCGGAAACCCAACCAACTGATGAAAAGCGCCAGGAAGTGCTCACAACCCGCTAG
- a CDS encoding response regulator transcription factor, producing MRILLVEDDEILSDGIARAMRLAGYALDHTSSGLDADHALETIAFDLLILDLGLPRVDGLEVLRRLRARNQMLPVLILTARDRLEDRVTGLDFGADDYMTKPFDLPELEARVRALLRRGRTNQNVEVVYGPLRFDTVGRRVTVGDQQIELSARELAVLEVLLQRGGSIVSKEQLIEHMYGWDEEVSHNAMEVNVHRLRKKLEPAGVNIRTIRGLGYLLESQS from the coding sequence ATGCGCATTCTTTTAGTTGAAGACGATGAGATTTTGTCAGACGGCATTGCTCGGGCAATGCGGCTGGCTGGCTATGCTCTAGATCACACCAGTTCGGGATTAGATGCAGATCATGCGTTGGAAACGATTGCTTTCGATTTACTCATTCTCGACCTCGGTCTTCCGCGAGTCGATGGACTGGAGGTCTTGCGTCGTCTGAGAGCACGAAATCAGATGCTTCCGGTTTTGATTCTCACCGCTCGCGACCGCCTGGAAGACCGTGTCACCGGTCTGGACTTCGGCGCCGACGACTATATGACTAAACCGTTCGATTTGCCGGAATTGGAAGCGCGTGTGAGAGCCCTGCTCAGACGGGGACGGACTAATCAAAACGTTGAGGTCGTGTACGGTCCTTTGCGCTTTGATACGGTTGGACGCCGTGTCACTGTGGGCGATCAACAAATTGAACTATCGGCACGTGAGCTTGCCGTCCTGGAAGTTTTATTGCAACGTGGCGGCAGCATTGTCAGCAAAGAGCAGTTGATCGAGCACATGTACGGCTGGGACGAAGAAGTCAGTCATAATGCGATGGAAGTAAATGTGCATCGATTGCGCAAGAAGTTGGAACCTGCCGGTGTCAACATACGAACTATTCGTGGTCTCGGATATTTGTTGGAAAGTCAGTCATGA
- the katG gene encoding catalase/peroxidase HPI, protein MTKRTTAALIVQSVVISLLAQAIPAWADGAARPNQFWWPDRLDLSPLRAHDIESNPFGNEFNYGKEFQTLDLNAVKQDIKTVLSTSQDWWPADFGSYAPFFIRMAWHGAGTYRIFDGRGGAAGAQQRFEPLNSWPDNANLDKARRLLWPVKKKYGRKLSWGDLMVLTGNVSLESMGFKPYGFGGGRSDDWQSDLVYWGPGAKFMSDNRSKGGTLEKPLAATQMGLIYVNPEGPNGNPDPLLAAKDTREAFGRMAMNDEETVALIAGGHTFGKAHGAAAGSNLGPAPAGSPIEQQGFGWANKYGTGKGADTITSGLEGAWSSSPIFFTMQYLNNLLDNDWVQTKSPAGAIQWTPKDPAKVKPVPDAHDSSKRHAPMMFTTDLGLKFDPVYAPIVKRFRDNPEEFKLAFAKAWYKLTHRDMGPLSRYLGSEVPKEALIWQDPVPAVDYKLIDDSDASALKAKILASGISSSELVKTAWASAATFRGTDKRGGANGARIRLAPQKDWAVNDPESLAKVLKTLEGIQSEFNSQHSADGKKVSLADLIVLGGNAAVEQAAKKAGSNVTVPFAPGRTDASQAQTDETSFAVLEPTFDGFRNYYGKGNERSPAELLVERADLLRLTVPEMTVLVGGMRALDANEGHSQLGVFTSRPGTLSNDFFVNLLDMSTKWSKSTTEGVYEGHDRKTDKLRWTASPVDLIFGSSSELRAVAEVYGSDDSQEKFIRDFVNAWTKVMNNDRYDLKAG, encoded by the coding sequence ATGACGAAACGAACAACCGCCGCCTTAATAGTCCAGTCCGTTGTGATTTCCTTACTTGCACAGGCTATTCCAGCCTGGGCAGATGGTGCTGCTCGCCCAAATCAGTTCTGGTGGCCGGATCGACTTGACCTATCGCCTTTGCGAGCACACGACATTGAGTCAAATCCGTTTGGTAATGAGTTCAATTACGGCAAAGAGTTTCAGACCCTTGATCTCAATGCGGTTAAGCAAGATATCAAAACTGTTTTGAGTACTTCGCAAGATTGGTGGCCTGCAGATTTTGGCAGTTATGCTCCGTTCTTCATTCGCATGGCGTGGCATGGCGCAGGTACTTACAGAATATTCGACGGACGTGGTGGCGCCGCTGGTGCACAACAGAGGTTCGAGCCACTCAACAGCTGGCCCGATAACGCCAACCTTGATAAGGCGCGAAGATTGTTGTGGCCGGTCAAGAAGAAATACGGTCGCAAGCTATCGTGGGGCGATTTGATGGTATTGACTGGCAACGTTTCATTGGAATCGATGGGTTTCAAACCTTATGGATTCGGTGGTGGACGATCTGACGACTGGCAGTCGGACCTGGTTTACTGGGGACCAGGCGCGAAGTTTATGTCAGACAATCGCAGCAAAGGCGGAACCTTAGAGAAACCGCTCGCTGCAACTCAAATGGGTTTGATTTATGTAAATCCAGAGGGACCCAACGGCAATCCAGATCCCTTGCTGGCTGCAAAGGATACGCGTGAAGCTTTTGGACGAATGGCGATGAATGACGAAGAGACTGTCGCTTTGATTGCCGGCGGTCATACTTTCGGTAAGGCTCATGGAGCTGCTGCTGGGTCGAACCTCGGTCCCGCACCAGCAGGGTCACCAATCGAGCAACAGGGATTCGGCTGGGCAAACAAGTATGGCACCGGCAAAGGCGCTGACACCATCACTAGTGGCTTGGAAGGTGCCTGGTCGTCCTCACCAATCTTCTTTACGATGCAGTATTTGAACAATTTGCTTGATAACGATTGGGTGCAGACAAAGAGTCCGGCTGGTGCAATCCAGTGGACTCCGAAAGATCCGGCAAAGGTGAAACCGGTACCCGATGCGCACGACTCTTCCAAACGACATGCTCCGATGATGTTCACAACTGATCTCGGCTTGAAGTTCGATCCGGTCTACGCTCCAATCGTAAAACGTTTCCGCGACAATCCAGAAGAATTCAAACTTGCATTTGCGAAAGCCTGGTACAAGTTGACTCATCGCGATATGGGTCCACTGTCTCGTTATCTGGGATCTGAGGTGCCTAAGGAAGCGCTGATCTGGCAAGATCCAGTTCCGGCAGTTGATTACAAATTGATCGATGATTCTGATGCCTCAGCATTGAAAGCAAAGATTCTCGCATCTGGAATTTCCTCCTCAGAACTGGTCAAAACTGCGTGGGCTTCAGCTGCTACTTTCCGTGGCACTGACAAGAGAGGTGGTGCAAATGGTGCACGCATTCGCCTTGCGCCGCAGAAAGACTGGGCTGTAAATGACCCTGAATCGCTGGCGAAAGTTTTGAAAACTCTGGAAGGCATTCAAAGTGAATTCAACAGCCAGCATTCAGCTGACGGTAAGAAGGTTTCTCTTGCCGATTTGATTGTGCTGGGTGGCAATGCAGCCGTTGAGCAAGCTGCAAAGAAAGCGGGTTCGAATGTGACTGTACCATTTGCTCCCGGTCGCACTGATGCCTCGCAAGCGCAGACTGATGAGACTTCTTTTGCGGTTCTAGAGCCGACTTTTGATGGCTTCCGTAACTACTACGGCAAAGGCAATGAGCGTTCTCCAGCAGAATTGTTGGTTGAGCGAGCTGATTTGCTTCGTTTGACTGTTCCTGAGATGACCGTACTGGTCGGCGGAATGAGAGCACTCGACGCCAATGAGGGGCATTCCCAGCTGGGAGTGTTTACAAGTCGCCCGGGCACGTTGAGCAACGATTTCTTCGTCAATTTGCTCGACATGTCTACGAAGTGGTCTAAATCCACAACCGAGGGCGTTTATGAGGGACATGACCGCAAGACTGACAAGTTGAGATGGACAGCGAGTCCGGTTGATTTGATTTTCGGTTCAAGTTCGGAGTTGCGTGCAGTCGCTGAGGTCTATGGTTCGGACGATTCGCAAGAAAAATTCATTCGTGATTTTGTGAATGCCTGGACCAAAGTCATGAATAACGACCGTTACGATCTCAAGGCTGGTTAG
- a CDS encoding alpha/beta fold hydrolase — MIFGAAHNRKHMTDSNSTDDQTLAPSLKTGVLLLHGLTGMPSEMRPIEKHLTQQGCIVSCPMLAGHGGDHNELLATGWKDWLASAKTALDELLKQCDHVVVGGLSMGALLSLMLAIDEPRVSGIVMLSTTISYDGMTSTRFKIFLPFVDLIPWLGRNCYWTESPPYGLKDLRLQKQITKQVEAAKRGESTTFGLFRTYAGSLRQMDHLVAQVKKQAKKVRCPALVIHALEDTITTTKNAETICKLMVANDKTLVLLGGCDHVLTLDLRRKDVAAYIARFAAKASWEFSKSNADRVVAVRS, encoded by the coding sequence ATGATATTCGGCGCTGCCCACAACCGGAAACACATGACTGATTCCAATTCAACAGACGATCAAACTCTCGCCCCAAGCTTGAAAACGGGCGTTTTGCTGTTGCATGGGCTGACCGGGATGCCGTCTGAGATGCGCCCGATTGAGAAACATTTGACTCAGCAGGGGTGCATCGTATCCTGTCCGATGCTGGCTGGACATGGCGGCGACCACAACGAACTACTGGCAACCGGCTGGAAAGATTGGCTTGCCAGCGCAAAAACGGCACTTGACGAGCTTTTGAAACAATGCGACCACGTCGTTGTCGGCGGTCTTTCAATGGGTGCGCTGCTGTCGCTTATGCTGGCGATTGATGAACCGCGTGTAAGCGGGATAGTCATGCTTTCTACGACTATTAGTTACGACGGCATGACCTCAACACGTTTTAAAATATTTCTTCCTTTTGTCGATTTGATTCCATGGCTGGGACGCAACTGCTACTGGACGGAGTCACCGCCGTATGGATTGAAAGATCTGCGCCTGCAAAAACAAATTACCAAACAAGTAGAAGCGGCGAAGCGCGGCGAAAGCACCACATTTGGTTTATTCCGTACTTATGCAGGATCTCTGCGTCAAATGGATCATCTCGTGGCGCAGGTAAAAAAGCAGGCGAAAAAAGTACGCTGCCCTGCTCTCGTAATTCACGCGCTGGAAGACACGATCACCACAACAAAAAACGCCGAAACCATTTGTAAGTTGATGGTGGCTAACGACAAGACTCTCGTTCTGCTCGGTGGATGCGACCATGTGTTAACGCTGGATCTGAGACGGAAAGATGTTGCTGCTTACATAGCCAGATTTGCCGCAAAAGCAAGTTGGGAATTCAGCAAGAGCAATGCAGACAGAGTAGTCGCTGTGCGAAGCTGA
- a CDS encoding tetratricopeptide repeat protein codes for MNFRSRFSRSVICLSQSLLLLAGNVTMVYAAAQGNSSLDNFEKVVFGETHPKLSENARLKDLEMNLFGKVHSGSTAYRESEISKALGGSKNDNLLLPAMAPQLDTSNGRRADSSPSPAPDSYSSDAPSITAAGDAEKETLRNAMRLYSQGKTDEAEKQFRKALSINKNSADAYYNLAVIAEGRGDLQSALSNYKAAARINPSDTDLASAISSIETKLQDKASAQQRQQQVAQQAALEQQEQRKQASLKQMIDSAATAYKNHDYDRAISNLQYVSQQAPNDGDVLYALGQAYKGKGDYARARAAYNNAIASDPGNSLYKDALASLNQIANSGSSQNSSDDGFPAAAPDRHRGRAGQLTGFTGGASSGSSYGNNSGGTGSYGSNSGNSGASSGNGNSAGQLTPFSGIANGQSTNFDDEFSNNTPGGIQYGNISSTGSSSMLGGLGGLGGLGSLGGLGIGLLGAGSMGSMLGGGVRYSGYNSMYGGRYGGSSTRIKRAAIGGLAGAAAGAMYSGMGHSGNMKSSAMKGALMGAALGLFMGGY; via the coding sequence ATGAACTTTCGAAGTCGCTTCAGTCGATCTGTAATCTGTCTTTCACAAAGCTTGCTGCTTTTGGCCGGTAATGTGACGATGGTCTATGCCGCTGCCCAGGGCAATAGCTCCTTGGATAACTTCGAAAAGGTGGTGTTCGGCGAGACACATCCGAAGCTGAGCGAAAACGCCCGCTTGAAAGACCTGGAGATGAATTTGTTTGGAAAGGTGCATTCAGGCAGCACCGCTTACCGTGAGTCTGAGATTTCGAAAGCTCTGGGTGGTTCCAAAAATGACAATTTGCTTTTGCCCGCCATGGCTCCACAACTAGATACTTCCAACGGGAGGCGAGCTGATTCTTCTCCTTCTCCTGCGCCTGATTCTTATAGCAGTGATGCACCGTCTATCACCGCCGCTGGTGATGCAGAGAAAGAGACTCTCCGTAATGCCATGCGTTTATATTCTCAAGGAAAAACTGACGAAGCAGAAAAACAATTTCGCAAAGCGCTCAGTATCAATAAAAACAGTGCAGATGCCTATTACAACCTGGCCGTAATAGCTGAGGGGCGGGGTGACTTGCAATCCGCGTTGAGTAACTATAAAGCGGCTGCGCGTATCAATCCCTCAGACACCGACCTCGCCAGTGCGATTTCAAGCATTGAAACTAAGTTGCAAGACAAAGCCAGCGCACAACAGCGTCAGCAGCAGGTCGCCCAACAAGCTGCTCTCGAACAACAAGAACAACGCAAGCAAGCAAGCTTGAAGCAAATGATTGACAGTGCTGCAACGGCTTACAAGAATCATGATTACGACAGGGCAATTTCCAATTTACAATATGTTTCGCAGCAAGCACCAAATGACGGTGACGTACTGTACGCTCTTGGTCAAGCCTATAAAGGGAAGGGGGACTACGCAAGAGCACGAGCTGCATACAATAATGCGATTGCGAGCGACCCAGGCAATTCTCTCTACAAAGATGCGCTGGCAAGTTTAAATCAGATTGCGAATAGCGGCTCGAGTCAAAATTCTTCTGATGACGGTTTTCCTGCCGCCGCGCCCGATCGCCATCGTGGACGTGCCGGGCAGCTGACTGGATTTACAGGCGGAGCAAGTTCCGGATCATCCTACGGCAACAATAGTGGTGGCACTGGTTCCTACGGCAGCAATAGTGGAAACTCGGGCGCAAGCTCAGGCAATGGAAATTCTGCCGGACAGTTGACTCCATTTTCCGGCATTGCCAACGGTCAGAGCACCAACTTTGACGATGAGTTCAGCAACAACACTCCTGGTGGCATCCAGTATGGCAACATAAGTTCGACGGGAAGCTCCAGCATGTTAGGAGGTCTGGGCGGACTCGGTGGGCTTGGTAGTCTCGGCGGGCTGGGCATTGGTTTGCTGGGAGCTGGTTCCATGGGCTCGATGCTTGGCGGCGGCGTTCGCTACAGTGGCTACAACTCAATGTACGGTGGACGTTACGGAGGCTCCAGCACCAGAATCAAACGTGCTGCGATCGGTGGACTGGCTGGTGCCGCCGCTGGTGCCATGTACAGTGGCATGGGGCACAGTGGCAATATGAAAAGTTCGGCAATGAAAGGCGCCTTGATGGGAGCTGCACTGGGATTATTCATGGGCGGATATTAG
- a CDS encoding 4-amino-4-deoxy-L-arabinose-phospho-UDP flippase, whose amino-acid sequence MNQLVAILLVVCATTIEAGGQLCFKKKSTRSEDGDLGSRLWLAGGIACMSIEAVVWTVVLQNLNVSIAYPMGSLSFVMVLLMSRVFLKERVQRERWIGVVLILCGTVLLGLNSTGQHS is encoded by the coding sequence ATGAATCAATTGGTCGCCATTCTTCTTGTTGTATGTGCCACTACTATTGAAGCGGGTGGACAACTGTGTTTCAAGAAGAAGTCCACGCGAAGCGAAGATGGCGACCTGGGCAGCCGCCTCTGGCTTGCCGGTGGAATTGCCTGTATGTCGATTGAAGCTGTTGTCTGGACGGTTGTGCTGCAGAATCTGAATGTAAGCATTGCTTATCCGATGGGCAGCTTGAGTTTCGTAATGGTGCTGTTGATGTCTCGTGTATTTCTCAAGGAGCGTGTGCAAAGAGAACGATGGATAGGGGTAGTGCTAATTCTGTGCGGGACCGTGTTGCTGGGACTGAATTCAACAGGACAACACTCATGA
- a CDS encoding GNAT family N-acetyltransferase: MDRGSANSVRDRVAGTEFNRTTLMTSGVSIRWVDSEAQIDDHLWTACFAPPVEGRWWYRTLENCDIQDQFKFAYAIIVKDGKDVGIAPTFLMDVPIELVAPPEVVPILKVIGKIVPSLLYQRTLFIGSPCTDEGTVGLLSETTIEEVAPFLQAAFERRARQVKAPFIVWKDFPDSYRNALSRLAKQQNMFELVSFPGTMIELHDNKKETYFANLKSSRRHNLKKKLKKSKQLIELTTEVVNRPDSKTLDDAFALFWQTYEKGKTKFEKLNRKFFSLIADLDESYFILIRKADNQELVAFMLCFQLGKRVINKFIGFNYHLPSEWLLYFRLWEGALDWVLTTGASEFQSGQTGYRAKIDVGHSLVPLTNYCKHSNPIMHKLYTIATRDVTWSTLDDDLKVYIEAHPEEAFADGNPLNARTIKSAAKLTEKEKTSV, translated from the coding sequence ATGGATAGGGGTAGTGCTAATTCTGTGCGGGACCGTGTTGCTGGGACTGAATTCAACAGGACAACACTCATGACGTCCGGGGTGTCTATTCGTTGGGTCGATAGCGAGGCTCAAATCGACGATCATCTCTGGACGGCTTGTTTTGCGCCACCGGTGGAAGGTCGCTGGTGGTATCGAACCCTGGAAAATTGTGATATCCAAGATCAGTTCAAATTTGCGTATGCCATCATTGTCAAAGATGGAAAAGATGTTGGTATAGCTCCCACGTTTTTGATGGATGTTCCGATTGAATTAGTAGCGCCACCGGAAGTAGTGCCGATTCTGAAGGTGATTGGCAAGATTGTTCCGTCACTTCTTTATCAGCGCACCCTGTTTATCGGTTCGCCTTGCACTGATGAAGGAACCGTCGGGCTTCTTTCTGAAACCACGATCGAAGAGGTGGCACCATTTTTACAAGCAGCATTCGAGCGCCGGGCGAGGCAGGTGAAGGCACCATTCATTGTCTGGAAGGATTTCCCTGACAGCTATCGCAATGCTCTTTCAAGGCTCGCAAAGCAGCAAAATATGTTTGAACTGGTAAGTTTTCCCGGCACCATGATTGAGTTGCACGATAATAAGAAGGAAACTTATTTCGCAAATTTGAAGAGTTCTCGCCGTCACAACTTGAAGAAGAAGTTGAAGAAGAGCAAGCAGCTCATTGAGTTGACTACTGAAGTTGTTAATCGTCCTGATTCGAAAACGCTTGATGATGCCTTTGCTCTTTTCTGGCAAACATATGAGAAAGGCAAAACGAAATTCGAGAAATTGAATCGCAAATTCTTCTCTTTGATAGCCGACCTAGACGAGTCTTACTTTATCTTGATTCGCAAGGCTGATAACCAGGAATTGGTAGCTTTCATGCTTTGTTTCCAGCTTGGTAAACGTGTAATTAATAAATTCATCGGTTTCAACTACCACCTACCATCTGAATGGTTACTTTATTTCAGGCTCTGGGAAGGCGCGCTTGACTGGGTTTTAACGACGGGTGCAAGCGAATTTCAGAGCGGACAGACTGGCTATCGAGCCAAGATCGATGTAGGACATTCGCTTGTTCCGCTGACCAACTATTGCAAGCACAGTAACCCGATTATGCATAAGCTCTACACAATTGCGACGCGCGACGTGACATGGTCAACTCTGGATGATGACTTGAAAGTGTACATCGAAGCTCATCCTGAGGAAGCTTTCGCCGACGGCAACCCACTCAATGCTCGAACAATCAAGAGCGCTGCGAAGTTGACTGAAAAAGAAAAAACGTCGGTTTAG